A window of the Acidobacteriota bacterium genome harbors these coding sequences:
- the fusA gene encoding elongation factor G: protein MSRKVSLEKTRNIGIMAHIDAGKTTTTERILFYTGVNYKIGEVHEGTATMDWMAQEQERGITITSAATQCSWNDYRINIIDTPGHVDFTAEVERSLRVLDGAVAVFDAVAGVEPQSETVWRQADGYRVPRIAFVNKMDRVGANFDRTIDMMKSRLGAKPVALQIPWGSEDQLRGVVDLVEMKGFLYRDETMGADYETVDIPEELADEAHKRREELVELVSETDDELLEKYLSGEEVTVDEIKAALRRATISGDLHPVMCGSAFKNKGVQPLLDAVVDYLPSPLDVPPVEGMIPGEETSVERPSDDDAPFSALVFKIMTDPFVGQLAFFRVYSGSVQSGASVLNVARSKNERIGRILKMHANKREEISEVWAGDIAAAVGLKDVTTGDTICAPDAPVLLESMTFPDPVISVSIEPKTKADQEKLGVALGKLTKEDPTFRVHTDPDTGQTLISGMGELHLEIITDRLVREFNVGANVGKPQVAYKETITKEAEGEGRFVRQSGGRGQFGHAKIVMRPTEEEEFIFNNKIVGGVIPREFIKPVEQGIQEAMESGILAGYPVTGIEVDLYDGSFHDVDSSEVAFKIAGSMAFQDGCQKAKPVLMEPVMAVEVVTPEEYMGDVIGDITSRRGRVQSMEARANSQVITCRVPLSEMFGYATDLRSASQGRANYTMQFASYEQAPKSVSEELVAKAAG, encoded by the coding sequence ATGTCACGCAAGGTTTCCCTGGAAAAGACGCGCAATATCGGCATCATGGCCCACATCGATGCCGGTAAGACGACGACCACCGAGCGCATCCTTTTCTACACGGGCGTCAACTACAAGATCGGCGAGGTCCACGAGGGCACCGCGACGATGGACTGGATGGCCCAGGAGCAGGAGCGGGGCATCACCATCACCTCCGCTGCGACTCAGTGCTCCTGGAACGACTACCGGATCAACATCATCGACACCCCGGGACACGTCGACTTCACCGCCGAAGTGGAGCGTTCCCTGCGCGTGCTCGATGGCGCCGTCGCGGTGTTCGATGCGGTGGCCGGTGTCGAGCCGCAGTCGGAAACGGTGTGGCGTCAGGCCGACGGTTACCGCGTGCCCCGCATCGCCTTCGTCAACAAGATGGACCGCGTCGGTGCCAACTTTGACCGCACCATCGACATGATGAAGTCCCGCCTCGGCGCCAAGCCGGTGGCGCTGCAGATTCCCTGGGGTTCGGAGGATCAGCTCCGGGGCGTTGTCGATCTGGTGGAGATGAAGGGTTTCCTGTACCGCGACGAGACCATGGGCGCCGATTACGAGACCGTCGACATCCCCGAGGAGCTGGCGGACGAGGCCCACAAGCGGCGCGAAGAGCTGGTCGAGCTGGTGTCCGAAACGGACGACGAGCTGCTGGAGAAGTACCTCTCCGGTGAAGAGGTCACCGTCGACGAGATCAAGGCGGCGTTGCGCCGCGCCACGATCTCCGGCGATCTGCACCCGGTGATGTGCGGTTCGGCCTTCAAGAACAAGGGTGTCCAGCCGCTGCTCGACGCGGTAGTGGACTACCTGCCGTCGCCGCTCGACGTACCGCCGGTCGAGGGCATGATCCCCGGTGAGGAGACCAGCGTCGAGCGTCCGTCGGACGACGATGCGCCTTTCTCCGCGCTGGTTTTCAAGATCATGACCGACCCGTTCGTCGGCCAGCTCGCCTTCTTCCGGGTGTACTCCGGCAGCGTCCAGTCCGGCGCTTCGGTATTGAACGTCGCCCGTTCGAAGAACGAGCGCATCGGCCGGATCTTGAAGATGCACGCCAACAAGCGCGAAGAGATTTCCGAGGTGTGGGCCGGCGACATCGCTGCCGCCGTGGGCTTGAAGGACGTCACCACCGGCGACACCATCTGCGCGCCGGACGCGCCGGTGTTGCTCGAGTCGATGACCTTCCCGGATCCGGTAATCTCCGTGTCCATCGAGCCCAAGACCAAGGCCGATCAGGAGAAGCTGGGTGTTGCCCTCGGCAAGCTCACCAAGGAGGATCCGACCTTCCGGGTGCACACCGATCCGGACACCGGACAGACCCTGATTTCCGGCATGGGCGAGCTGCACCTGGAGATCATCACCGATCGTCTGGTGCGCGAGTTCAACGTTGGCGCCAATGTCGGCAAGCCGCAGGTGGCCTACAAGGAGACCATCACCAAGGAGGCCGAAGGTGAAGGCCGTTTCGTCCGCCAGAGCGGTGGCCGCGGTCAGTTCGGCCACGCCAAGATCGTCATGCGGCCGACGGAGGAAGAAGAGTTCATCTTCAACAACAAGATCGTCGGCGGCGTGATCCCGCGGGAATTCATCAAGCCTGTCGAGCAGGGAATCCAGGAGGCGATGGAGAGTGGGATCCTCGCCGGCTACCCGGTGACCGGCATCGAAGTGGATCTCTACGACGGCAGCTTCCACGACGTGGACTCTTCGGAGGTCGCCTTCAAGATCGCCGGTTCGATGGCCTTCCAGGACGGTTGCCAAAAGGCCAAGCCGGTGTTGATGGAGCCGGTGATGGCGGTCGAGGTCGTCACCCCCGAGGAGTACATGGGAGACGTCATCGGCGACATCACCTCCCGCCGGGGGCGGGTACAGAGTATGGAAGCCCGGGCCAATTCACAGGTCATCACCTGCCGGGTGCCGTTGTCGGAAATGTTCGGATACGCCACGGACCTGCGCTCGGCGAGCCAGGGGCGGGCCAACTACACAATGCAGTTCGCCTCGTATGAACAGGCTCCGAAGAGTGTCAGTGAGGAGCTGGTGGCCAAGGCCGCCGGGTGA
- the rpsG gene encoding 30S ribosomal protein S7 → MPRRREVPKREILADPIYNSQLVTKFVNVLMEDGKKAVAERIIYDALSTIGERAEDGDAMKVFKRAIENVKPAVEVKSRRVGGSTYQVPIEVRPGRRLALSMRWIISAAKSRGEKTMRQRLAGELSEAAESRGGAVKKREDTHRMADANKAFSHYRW, encoded by the coding sequence ATGCCCAGAAGACGCGAAGTTCCGAAGCGGGAGATCCTGGCCGATCCGATCTACAACTCGCAGTTGGTGACCAAGTTCGTCAACGTCCTGATGGAGGACGGTAAGAAGGCGGTCGCCGAGCGGATCATCTATGACGCCCTCAGCACCATCGGCGAGCGCGCCGAAGACGGCGACGCCATGAAGGTTTTCAAGCGGGCGATCGAAAACGTCAAGCCGGCCGTCGAGGTGAAGTCCCGGCGTGTGGGCGGCTCGACCTACCAGGTGCCCATCGAAGTGCGCCCGGGTCGTCGCCTCGCCTTGTCCATGCGCTGGATCATCAGCGCCGCCAAGAGCCGCGGAGAAAAGACGATGCGGCAGCGTTTGGCCGGTGAGCTTTCGGAAGCTGCCGAAAGCCGCGGCGGAGCGGTGAAGAAGAGAGAGGATACGCACCGCATGGCGGATGCGAACAAAGCGTTTTCGCACTACCGCTGGTAA
- the rpsL gene encoding 30S ribosomal protein S12, whose protein sequence is MPTIQQLVRKGRERIKTKTKSPALQGCPQRRGVCVRVYTQTPKKPNSALRKVARVRLTNGIEVTTYIPGVGHNLQEHSIVLIRGGRVKDLPGVRYHVIRGTLDAVGVDGRRQGRSKYGAKRPKA, encoded by the coding sequence ATGCCTACGATTCAGCAGTTGGTGCGCAAGGGACGCGAGCGCATCAAGACCAAGACCAAGAGCCCGGCTCTGCAAGGCTGTCCGCAGCGTCGTGGGGTTTGCGTGCGCGTGTATACCCAGACGCCCAAGAAGCCAAACTCGGCTCTCCGTAAGGTCGCCCGTGTTCGCTTGACCAACGGGATCGAAGTGACCACCTATATTCCGGGGGTCGGCCACAACCTGCAGGAGCACTCGATTGTGCTCATTCGCGGCGGCCGTGTGAAGGACCTTCCCGGTGTGCGCTATCACGTAATCCGCGGAACCCTCGATGCCGTCGGCGTCGACGGTCGCCGCCAGGGTCGTTCGAAGTACGGCGCCAAGCGCCCGAAGGCTTAG
- a CDS encoding DUF3524 domain-containing protein translates to MRVLALEPYDGGSHRAFLIGWSEVSRHRWTILGLPPFKWRWRMRHAPLTFARRIRRRWSEGERWDLLWASSMLDLAQLRGLAPEVASLPAVLYFHENQLTYPLSSAVGESARRRDLHFAFSHLTSALAAEAVWFNSAFHRDDWSGATEALIRRMPDHRPLAEIEEIRRRSVVQAPGIPAIAGRLQPSPGPTSGGPLTLLWVARWEHDKGPEVFFEAVERALAAGADLRLVVLGESFERRPAVFGRARKRLAEHILHWGWLESREDYEAGLRLGDVVVSTARHEFFGLGVLEAAAAGARPLLPRRLAYPEIFGPLGDDLFYQASGEGEAGALAERLAALAAGDASLRQPPIGQRARVEEYFWSRRGAAMDEALESLVD, encoded by the coding sequence GTGCGGGTACTCGCCCTCGAGCCCTACGACGGCGGTAGCCACCGCGCGTTTCTCATCGGCTGGTCCGAGGTCAGCCGCCATCGCTGGACGATCCTCGGCCTGCCGCCCTTCAAGTGGCGCTGGCGCATGCGCCACGCACCACTGACCTTCGCCCGGCGGATCCGTCGGCGCTGGTCCGAGGGTGAGCGCTGGGACCTGCTGTGGGCTTCGAGCATGCTGGACCTGGCGCAGCTCCGGGGGCTGGCGCCGGAGGTGGCCTCCCTGCCGGCGGTGCTCTACTTCCACGAGAACCAGCTCACCTATCCGCTGTCGTCCGCGGTCGGAGAGTCTGCCCGGCGGCGCGATCTCCACTTCGCCTTCAGCCACCTGACCTCCGCCCTGGCGGCCGAGGCGGTGTGGTTCAACTCCGCCTTCCATCGCGACGACTGGTCGGGCGCGACGGAGGCCCTCATCCGGCGGATGCCCGATCATCGACCGCTGGCGGAGATCGAAGAGATCCGCCGCCGGAGCGTGGTGCAGGCGCCGGGCATTCCGGCGATCGCGGGGCGCCTTCAACCTTCTCCTGGGCCGACCTCCGGTGGGCCGCTGACCCTGCTGTGGGTCGCCCGTTGGGAGCACGACAAGGGGCCGGAAGTATTCTTCGAGGCGGTGGAACGGGCGCTCGCTGCCGGCGCCGATCTGCGGTTGGTGGTGCTCGGTGAGTCCTTCGAACGCCGGCCGGCGGTTTTTGGACGGGCCCGAAAGCGGCTGGCCGAGCACATCCTGCATTGGGGCTGGCTGGAAAGTCGGGAAGACTACGAGGCGGGGCTGCGGCTGGGGGATGTGGTGGTCTCCACTGCCCGCCACGAGTTCTTCGGTCTGGGGGTGCTGGAGGCGGCCGCGGCCGGCGCCCGGCCGCTGTTGCCGCGGCGGTTGGCCTACCCGGAGATCTTCGGCCCGCTGGGCGATGACCTCTTCTACCAGGCGTCGGGTGAGGGCGAGGCCGGCGCCCTGGCGGAGCGCCTGGCGGCCCTCGCCGCGGGCGACGCCTCCCTGAGGCAACCGCCCATCGGCCAGCGCGCGCGGGTCGAGGAGTACTTCTGGTCCCGCCGTGGCGCGGCCATGGACGAGGCTCTGGAGTCTCTCGTCGACTAG